The sequence below is a genomic window from Pongo abelii isolate AG06213 chromosome 15, NHGRI_mPonAbe1-v2.0_pri, whole genome shotgun sequence.
CCTTCCTGTAGATTTCTAACTTGCCTCCGCTCTGTCCCTGCTTCCTGTGAACTCTCACTCCATCCTAACCTATTTCCTTCCACAGTTGACAGCTCAGTTGTTCTCCCAAgtccccattcctccctccctggccCCCTTCTCTAACACCATTCCCGCTAGGGTCACCTGCGGCGCCGGCATCCCCCTCTCGGGCAGTTCAGGATCCCCTGTGCAGGCCTGATCCGGGGGCCTAGATCCCTGAGCTTTGTCCATGCCCTGCAGGAGGGTATCAGGTCTCAGTGCCAGGGTCGGGGAGCAGGACGGGGTGGCCTCTGAGGCCTTTCTGCCCCTTCCTGGACCCCCTTCCTTCCCAAGGACATTCCTATTATCAGAGGTTGTAGTCCCTTGACTCCAGAGAGCTCTGGTGGCCCCGGGCTGGGTCTAGGAAGAACAGTGTGGCACTGGTACAAGTGTCGTGGCCAAGTACTGGGGTCCCAGGCTGCAGGGTAGAGGgccaggggagagggaagggggacagaagggaggaagggaggctcTGCCTCTGTGCCCTAGGTCTCCACACTCCTCCCCTTGGTCCCGCTGGGGTCCCTCCTGGTGGGGCTGCCAAGGGGCGCTCACCTTCAGGTGGACATAGTCATACTCCTCGGCCATCGGAATGCCCTCGTACTCATTGTGGTGTCCTGCTGGGTCATCCTCCATCTCCCTGCCCTCTGGATCCCCCTCGACCTTGGGGCCTCCATAGCCAGgcaggcggggtgggggtgggggcagaggccGGTCCTGGATGCTGCCCTTCCggcctggggcaggagagggcactggggaggggctgggggcctcagGGACAGGCAGGGCAGGCAGAGGGCGGCGGGACAGACTCTCAGCTGAGGGGAGCCGGGGcctgtgtgggggtggggggcttctGGCCAGAAGCTGGGCCAGGGTGTCCTGGTCATGGGAGGCCAAGACTCCAGGGGGCTCTGGAGAAGGGGGAGCCTCTGGCCCCAGCAGAGGCACATCGTAGATCCCCTCATCGGTGCCCCCGCCCTCCCCGTCTGCCAGCAGTTCCTCGGGTGCTTCATACAAATTGAGTAAGGCTGACGCTCGTTTCAGGTTGGAGGGGGCAGCATAGATGGGGGGCCCCGGCTCCCGGCCTCCTTCCCACTCCAGATCTGGTTCCAGCTCTGCAGGTGGCTTTGGGGTCAGAGGTACATCATAGGGAGCATTATCCTCTCCAGGGGGCTGCGGGACAACCCAGGTCAGAGGGTGGGAAAAGGAGGCAGGGCAGTCATAGGGGCTACTGGAGGGCACCCGGAGGGCGGTGGGGGGCACATCGTAGACCTGCGGAGAGGAGTGGTCAGTCATCTGTCAGCTCAGCAACGAACCCTCCCTTGGGGCCATTTGTCTCCCACCCAGCATACACAGGGACCTCTAGCCCTCACCTCCAAGACATCTCTGGGAGCAGCCAGCTGGGTCCCACTAGCTCTGGGGATCTTGTAGATGGGGTCAGGAGAGGGTGGGCAAGGTCCAGCTGGAGGTCCTGAGGTTGGACAGGGCCGAGCTGGGGGCGGCACCACATACACCTGAGGGATCAAATAGATGGGGGCTCAGGAGGAACGGAGGGGGAAGTGATCAGATAATGTCTGAGTGCGAGGAGCTTAGAGACCTTCTAACTCTCCCTGTACCGAGAGGGCCACAGCTCAGAAAGGTTGGTAGACAGGTTTCGTCCAGCGCAGAGCAGTGAAGAGCTGTGGCCTCAGGGCTCTTCCTGCCCACCTGCCGCAGGCCCTGGGTGGGGCTAGTCGGGGAGGAATGGGGCTCTTCTGGCTTGGGGTTGGGGAGGCTCCCACTCTCACCTCCTGGTCCTCATTGCTGTGATCTGGGGCTGGATATGGTGagccaggctgggctggggaCACAGGAGAGAGGCTGGGCTTGGGTGCTGGGCCAGCAGACAAGAGCTTCACCCTGTTGGCGGGCACAATGCCCTGCTGGCCGTGTAGGGAGCAGAGGCACCAGCCGTCCAGTCCACCAGCGCCCTCTCTCTGCAGGACCCGTAGGACATCCCCTCGGCGGAAGGACAGCTCCTGGGGGGACTCAGCGGTGTTGTCATACAGTGCCCGggccagctgggcctggtgggggaggtgggagtggggagaagggtCTTCAGACCCCTTTCAGGTCATGTCACCCCTGCTCAGAACCCTTCGGAGCTCCGCATTTCCCTCGAGCTAAAAACCTGAACTCTGGATGCAGCTTTCTGCCTGGGCCCTAGCTTCTCTCCAGCTTCACCGCTTGcattctccctcttcctttcaGTTCCTTCAACTAGACCAGCTCTCCTCACGATTCTTTACTCTTCTCCCCGCTCCATTCTCTGTTTGTCTCCACCTATTGTTTCCATCCTCATACTTTATATTATTTGtctatttgctttttttgtattGATTTCTTCCCTTATACTGTAAACCCTGTGAACATAGGAACTGCTATATTTCTAGTCCTTGCAATAAGGCCTGACCTGGAATTGGTCATTACACATGTTGAATGAATTTCTTCCAAAACATATGAAGCCCTGCTACAGTCTCTCGTAGAATCTCCTTTACCTTCTCTCTGTTCCCAAGTCATTATCCCTCACTAGCAAAAGGCTAGATTAAGCAGCCACAGAGACCTCTCATTCTGAGAGACTGGGAGAGGCCTAGTCCAGACAGTGTGCCTAGacataataagaaagaaaacagaaacaaagcaaTTGTTTTGCCCTCAGTCTGAGCAAATAAGGTTCTACCAGAAGAGACTGAGGTTACCATGGAGAAAAGTGTgtattcttgtgtgtgtgtcacCACTGCCTGGGATCCTACCAGCAGGCATCATCATTTAGCAATGGGCCCTTCCATTGCAGGAGAaagtgtgtctttgtgtgtgtgtgaagggggTTGGCAGGCTAACCGAAAGGAAACATGTATCATCCTGCTTCCAGTCCTGTCTGGTGGGGGCTTATAAGCTATTTCCATCAAGGGCCACAGGCTCAGGTAATAAGTCACAGGTACCGAGTGCAAACAACGTTTCCAGACACTGTGCAAATCTTTGCGTTAATCAactcatctcatttaattctcacaacaaccttacGAGGGAGGAACTGTCATTACCCCATTTTGTAAAGAAAACTGGAAGAGGGAGGTTAGTACTTTGTCTGATGCCATATTGCTGGCACAGCTTGTGGAGCATAATCTGAACCCTAAGCTGCTTGATCCCAGAGCCTGCGCTCTCAATCACTTGTGCTACTGCTTCTCCACAATTACAAATGTAGGAATCTACTTAAAAGAAAGAGTAGTAACAGTGGCTAAGAGGGTCCCTAACTCAAAAGCAAGTCAAGCGCATAGGAAAGCCTTCTTATACCCAATTTCCCTTTGCTATAACCCTTTGCAGTGCTCTTGCTCCATgacgtcttttggtagaatcaaGCTAAAACCACTCCAAACATACAATTACATTCAGCTTCAGTTTTGATTGCTAAATAATGATGGTTGCTGGTAGGATCCCAGGCAGTGGTGACTTACATGTAGTGTTGGAGAGCAGCTAGTTAGGCATTACTAGCCAGGTAGCCAAACGGACTGACTAATTCAGCAAACAAATCTTAAGTTAAAGATCTCAGGCAGGCTACCAGCAGACCCTAGGGAGAAGGATGCCCTGCTAGAGTCAGCAGGAGTGCATATTCCTCTTGGCTGATGTTTCCCTCTGGTGGTGAGGTTGTCCGGCCTCTCATGGCTGGGTGATTTTAACAACAAATTGACCCCTCTTCTTGTCTGATTCCCAACTCATCAAACCATTTTCTGATTATATTTTGGTTTCTAAAGGATGTTGTCCCACACAAAGAAACGTGCTAACCAGATGACACAAATTCCCGGTTAGTGCTGCACTTTTCTTTTTAGTTGTAAATTATAAATCAGTCTTTTGGATCTAGCCAGGGGATTAAAAGCACAGTTCTAGAGCAGACCTGGGGTTGAGTCTTggctgtgtctctttcttttaaaattttatttaaaatatttctttagagaCCAGCTCTTGATCTGTGGTCCAgataggagtgcagtggcacaatcataactcactgtaacctcgaacgcCTGGgttcagcctcctaaatagctgggattaccgtTGTGACCCACTGCTTGGCGGTCTGTCCCTTTCTAGCCAGGTTCCTTTGGGCAGATTGtttaacctttctgagtctcaatttcctcctTTGTAGAATTCCGTATGCGCATATCCATTTTCAAATAATAACGATACTACCTTCACAAGGTAGTTGTAAGAGCTGCATGAGATAACGCATAAAGAAACTATGATAAAGCGTAgcacagggccaggtgcagtaaatgctcaataaataatagctgTTATTAGAATCCTGTGAGTTTGATTAGCATAAATGCCCCTGaccccaaaaagaaaaatctaccttCTTGGGATTACAAAGCTGACCAGCTGGCTTCTCAACCAGTATCTCTATGCCAGAGTACTCCCAGAGGTACTCTATCTCCAGAGGGCCTCCTTCCCCACTCTGAGCTAGGGTTTCCTGGCCATCGTTACAGACTGAGGAACTAAAAGGaatttggggccaggtgcggtggctcatgcctgtaatctcagcactttgggaggctga
It includes:
- the EFS gene encoding embryonal Fyn-associated substrate isoform X3, producing the protein MAIATSVYVVPPPARPCPTSGPPAGPCPPSPDPIYKIPRASGTQLAAPRDVLEVYDVPPTALRVPSSSPYDCPASFSHPLTWVVPQPPGEDNAPYDVPLTPKPPAELEPDLEWEGGREPGPPIYAAPSNLKRASALLNLYEAPEELLADGEGGGTDEGIYDVPLLGPEAPPSPEPPGVLASHDQDTLAQLLARSPPPPHRPRLPSAESLSRRPLPALPVPEAPSPSPVPSPAPGRKGSIQDRPLPPPPPRLPGYGGPKVEGDPEGREMEDDPAGHHNEYEGIPMAEEYDYVHLKGMDKAQGSRPPDQACTGDPELPERGMPAPQEALSPGEPLVLSTGDLQLLHFYAGQCQSHYSALQAAVAALMSSTQANQPPRLFVPHSKRVVVAAHRLVFVGDTLGRLAASAPLRAQVRAAGTALGQALRATVLAVKGAALGYPSSPAIQEMVQCVTELAGQALRFTTLLTSLAP
- the EFS gene encoding embryonal Fyn-associated substrate isoform X4 → MAIATSVYVVPPPARPCPTSGPPAGPCPPSPDPIYKIPRASGTQLAAPRDVLEVYDVPPTALRVPSSSPYDCPASFSHPLTWVVPQPPGEDNAPYDVPLTPKPPAELEPDLEWEGGREPGPPIYAAPSNLKRASALLNLYEAPEELLADGEGGGTDEGIYDVPLLGPEAPPSPEPPGVLASHDQDTLAQLLARSPPPPHRPRLPSAESLSRRPLPALPVPEAPSPSPVPSPAPGRKGSIQDRPLPPPPPRLPGYGGPKVEGDPEGREMEDDPAGHHNEYEGIPMAEEYDYVHLKEALSPGEPLVLSTGDLQLLHFYAGQCQSHYSALQAAVAALMSSTQANQPPRLFVPHSKRVVVAAHRLVFVGDTLGRLAASAPLRAQVRAAGTALGQALRATVLAVKGAALGYPSSPAIQEMVQCVTELAGQALRFTTLLTSLAP
- the EFS gene encoding embryonal Fyn-associated substrate isoform X2, coding for MAIATSAQLARALYDNTAESPQELSFRRGDVLRVLQREGAGGLDGWCLCSLHGQQGIVPANRVKLLSAGPAPKPSLSPVSPAQPGSPYPAPDHSNEDQEVYVVPPPARPCPTSGPPAGPCPPSPDPIYKIPRASGTQLAAPRDVLEVYDVPPTALRVPSSSPYDCPASFSHPLTWVVPQPPGEDNAPYDVPLTPKPPAELEPDLEWEGGREPGPPIYAAPSNLKRASALLNLYEAPEELLADGEGGGTDEGIYDVPLLGPEAPPSPEPPGVLASHDQDTLAQLLARSPPPPHRPRLPSAESLSRRPLPALPVPEAPSPSPVPSPAPGRKGSIQDRPLPPPPPRLPGYGGPKVEGDPEGREMEDDPAGHHNEYEGIPMAEEYDYVHLKEALSPGEPLVLSTGDLQLLHFYAGQCQSHYSALQAAVAALMSSTQANQPPRLFVPHSKRVVVAAHRLVFVGDTLGRLAASAPLRAQVRAAGTALGQALRATVLAVKGAALGYPSSPAIQEMVQCVTELAGQALRFTTLLTSLAP
- the EFS gene encoding embryonal Fyn-associated substrate isoform X1, which codes for MAIATSAQLARALYDNTAESPQELSFRRGDVLRVLQREGAGGLDGWCLCSLHGQQGIVPANRVKLLSAGPAPKPSLSPVSPAQPGSPYPAPDHSNEDQEVYVVPPPARPCPTSGPPAGPCPPSPDPIYKIPRASGTQLAAPRDVLEVYDVPPTALRVPSSSPYDCPASFSHPLTWVVPQPPGEDNAPYDVPLTPKPPAELEPDLEWEGGREPGPPIYAAPSNLKRASALLNLYEAPEELLADGEGGGTDEGIYDVPLLGPEAPPSPEPPGVLASHDQDTLAQLLARSPPPPHRPRLPSAESLSRRPLPALPVPEAPSPSPVPSPAPGRKGSIQDRPLPPPPPRLPGYGGPKVEGDPEGREMEDDPAGHHNEYEGIPMAEEYDYVHLKGMDKAQGSRPPDQACTGDPELPERGMPAPQEALSPGEPLVLSTGDLQLLHFYAGQCQSHYSALQAAVAALMSSTQANQPPRLFVPHSKRVVVAAHRLVFVGDTLGRLAASAPLRAQVRAAGTALGQALRATVLAVKGAALGYPSSPAIQEMVQCVTELAGQALRFTTLLTSLAP